One segment of Chloroflexota bacterium DNA contains the following:
- a CDS encoding cobalamin biosynthesis protein CbiM: MHIPDGFLSTATIATTFAVSAGGVACAVGVANKKLEDKRIPLLGVTAAFIFAAQMLNFPVAGGTSGHLLGSTLAAILLGPWMAVLIMACVLMVQCLLFQDGGLLALGANVLNMGVIASFVGYYLYQGISSLMGRDRRGMMVGAFVGAWSGVFLAASACAAELWVSGTSPFSVVFPAMAGWHALIGIGEGLITVTVLSLVLAARRDLLQPQKV; encoded by the coding sequence TGCTGTTTCCGCCGGCGGCGTGGCCTGTGCTGTGGGAGTGGCAAACAAGAAGCTGGAAGATAAGCGAATCCCCTTGCTCGGGGTAACGGCTGCTTTTATCTTTGCGGCTCAAATGCTGAACTTCCCTGTAGCTGGGGGCACCTCTGGGCACCTTCTGGGATCAACTCTGGCAGCCATTCTTCTAGGGCCGTGGATGGCGGTGCTGATAATGGCCTGTGTTCTCATGGTGCAGTGTTTGTTGTTTCAGGACGGGGGACTTCTGGCACTGGGGGCAAATGTGCTGAACATGGGCGTTATTGCCAGCTTTGTGGGTTATTACCTCTATCAGGGTATTAGCAGCCTCATGGGTCGAGACAGGAGAGGCATGATGGTAGGTGCTTTTGTTGGTGCTTGGAGCGGGGTTTTTCTGGCTGCCTCTGCCTGCGCCGCCGAGTTGTGGGTTTCAGGGACTTCGCCGTTTTCTGTGGTTTTTCCTGCCATGGCAGGCTGGCATGCCCTTATTGGCATCGGGGAAGGACTTATCACTGTGACAGTCCTCAGTTTGGTACTGGCAGCAAGAAGAGATCTGCTGCAGCCGCAAAAGGTGTAA